Proteins encoded together in one Miscanthus floridulus cultivar M001 chromosome 16, ASM1932011v1, whole genome shotgun sequence window:
- the LOC136512643 gene encoding uncharacterized protein yields MLQMLGLRGGSPSPSAGDAAPAMSGDVGAAAGPARPLRLAYCDEKGKFVMDPEAVAALQLVKGPVGVVSVCGRARQGKSFILNQLLGRSSGFQVASTHRPCTKGLWMWSTPLKRTGLDGTEYSLVLLDTEGIDAYDQTGTYSIQIFSLAVLLSSMFIYNQMGGIDEAALDRLSLVTEMTKHIRVRASGGRSTASELGQFSPVFVWLLRDFYLDLTEDNRKITPRDYLELALRPVQGGRRDVSAKNAIRESIRALFPDRECFTLVRPVNDEKDLQRLDQLPLSNFRPQFRSGLDAFTKFVLDRTRLKQLGASTMTGPILAGLTQSFLDAINSGAVPTISSSWQSVEEAECRRAFDSAVGTYNSSFDHKKHIEEDSLREAHEDAMRKAISAFNASAVGAGAARTKFEKLLHSSLKKAFEDYKRNAFLEADLQCSNKVQKMESKLRAVCNCPDAKLDDVVTLLDGLLTEYESTAYGPVKWKRIATFLQQCLAGPVLDLFRRQLEHIDAERNALRLKCNSSDDKLALLRKQLEASEGHRAEYVRRYEEVLNDKQKISKDYSIRITELQTKSSKLEERCLSLSSSLETAKRECNDWKSKYDHGILQQKADESKLKSQIASLESRVSISEGRLLATREQADSAQEEASEWKRKYEVAVSEAKTALQRAAVAQERTNKKVQEREDALRAELANQLSEKEEEISRLHAKLSQTEIHATSLISRLEATEAKLKSHESDSLALKEEIRSLTDNLESIRNEALSRENEVRILEQEKNHLEEKYLSQCKKFDETDMRCKEAEREARRATELADVARAEASTSQKDKGEAQRLAMERLALIERMERQVEALERDKAKMVEEIERLHQSEKDAVSKVALLERSVDEREKEIDEMLKRNNQQRSSTVQVLEGLLASEREACAEANKRAEDLSLMLQATQGKLDMLQQETTLDSKLKTSARRLRGEATESVHDMDIDEDSGRRWKRSKSTTSPFKSNHTEDGGSVLIGEDTHNGSQQGTETEDYTKFTVLKLKQELTKHGFGAQLLLLKNPNKKDIVALYEKHVVGK; encoded by the exons ATGCTGCAGATGCTGGGTCTCCGCGGGGGGAGCCCCAGCCCCAGCGCCGGCGACGCGGCCCCCGCCATGAGCGGGGACGTCGGCGCGGCCGCGGGTCCCGCGCGCCCGCTGCGCCTGGCGTACTGCGACGAGAAGGGCAAGTTCGTGATGGACCctgaggcggtggcggcgctgcAGCTCGTCAAGGGCCCCGTCGGGGTCGTCTCCGTCTGTGGCCGCGCGCGCCAGGGCAAGAGCTTCATCCTCAACCAG CTTCTTGGGCGAAGCAGCGGTTTTCAAGTGGCTTCAACACATCGTCCTTGCACCAAGGGACTGTGGATGTGGAGTACGCCTTTGAAGAGAACTGGTCTGGATGGAACTGAATACAGTCTTGTGTTGTTGGATACTGAAGGAATTGATGCTTATGACCAAACG GGGACCTATAGCATCCAAATATTTTCCTTGGCTGTTCTGTTATCGAGCATGTTCATCTACAACCAG ATGGGAGGTATAGATGAAGCTGCGTTGGATCGTCTCTCGCTTGTCACGGAGATGACAAAGCACATACGTGTCAGGGCCTCAGGTGGAAGGTCCACTGCATCTGAACTTGGGCAGTTCTCTCCTGTCTTTGTTTGGTTGTTGCGA GACTTCTACCTGGATTTGACAGAAGACAACAGAAAAATTACTCCACGTGATTACCTAGAACTAGCACTGAGGCCTGTTCAAGGTGGACGAAGGGACGTATCTGCAAAGAATGCG ATACGGGAGTCCATCCGTGCACTTTTTCCAGATAGGGAATGCTTTACACTTGTGCGACCTGTGAACGATGAGAAAGATCTCCAACGTCTCGATCAACTTCCT CTGAGTAATTTCCGGCCACAGTTCAGATCTGGTCTGGATGCTTTCACAAAATTTGTTCTTGACCGAACAAGACTAAAACAACTTGGAGCTAGTACAATGACAGGCCCCATCCTTGCTGGATTGACACAATCATTTCTTGATGCCATTAATAGCGGCGCTGTCCCTACAATATCTTCATCTTGGCAG AGCGTGGAGGAGGCAGAATGTCGGAGGGCATTTGATTCTGCTGTGGGCACTTACAATTCTTCTTTTGACCACAAAAAACATATAGAAGAG GATTCTTTGAGAgaagcacatgaagatgctatGAGAAAGGCTATCAGTGCTTTTAATGCTTCTGCTGTTGGTGCTGGGGCAGCTCGTACAAAATtcgaaaagcttcttcacagttCTCTCAAAAAGGCCTTTGAG GACTACAAAAGGAATGCTTTTCTGGAAGCTGACTTGCAATGTTCAAATAAAGTACAGAAAATGGAATCAAAGCTGCGAGCAGTATGTAACTGTCCGGATGCAAAGTTAGATGACGTAGTCACA CTCCTTGATGGCCTGCTCACAGAGTATGAGTCAACGGCCTATGGTCCTGTAAAATGGAAAAGGATAGCCACATTCTTACAGCAGTG TTTGGCTGGCCCCGTTCTAGACCTTTTCAGAAGACAGTTGGAGCATATAGATGCTGAAAGGAATGCCCTTAGACTGAAATGCAATTCAAGCGATGATAAATTAGCATTGCTTAGGAAGCAGCTTGAAGCAAGTGAGGGTCACAGAGCTGAGTATGTGAGGCGCTATGAGGAAGTTCTGAATGATAAACAGAAAATTTCGAAGGATTACTCTATTCGTATAACTGAACTTCAGACCAAGAGTAGCAAGTTGGAAGAACGGTGCTTgagcttgtcttcttctcttgAAACTGCAAAACGGGAATGCAATGATTGGAAGAGCAAATATGATCATGGTATTTTGCAGCAAAAGGCAGATGAGAGTAAGTTAAAATCCCAAATTGCTTCTCTGGAGTCTAGGGTGAGTATCAGTGAGGGCAGATTGTTGGCAACACGTGAACAGGCTGATTCTGCTCAAGAGGAAGCATCGGAGTGGAAACGCAAATATGAAGTTGCTGTTAGCGAGGCCAAAACAGCTCTGCAGAGAGCGGCTGTAGCACAGGAACGCACAAATAAGAAAGTGCAAGAGAGGGAAGATGCTTTGAGGGCAGAGCTTGCTAACCAACTATCTGAGAAG GAAGAGGAAATTTCAAGATTACATGCAAAACTTAGTCAAACGGAAATTCATGCTACAAGTTTGATCTCGAGGCTTGAG GCCACTGAAGCAAAGTTGAAGAGCCACGAGTCGGATTCGTTGGCTTTGAAGGAGGAGATCAGATCATTGACTGATAACCTGGAGTCTATTAGAAATGAAGCTCTGTCACGTGAGAATGAAGTCAGGATCCTGGAACAGGAAAAGAACCATCTTGAGGAGAAGTATCTGTCACAGTGCAAAAAGTTTGATGAGACAGACATGAGATGCAAGGAAGCTGAAAGGGAAGCGAGACGAGCAACGGAATTGGCTGATGTAGCTCGTGCAGAAGCTTCTACTTCTCAAAAGGATAAGGGGGAAGCTCAACGTCTCGCAATGGAGAGGCTTGCACTGATAGAAAGAATGGAGCGACAGGTTGAAGCTCTAGAAAGGGACAAGGCTAAGATGGTCGAAGAGATTGAAAGACTTCATCAGTCAGAGAAGGATGCTGTGTCCAAGGTCGCATTGCTCGAAAGAAGTGTTGATGAGCGGGAAAAAGAAATTGATGAGATGTTGAAGCGGAATAACCAGCAAAGGTCCAGCACCGTTCAAGTGCTTGAGGGTTTGCTGGCATCAGAACGTGAAGCATGCGCTGAAGCCAATAAGAGGGCAGAGGACCTGTCATTGATGTTGCAAGCAACTCAAGGCAAACTGGACATGCTCCAACAAGAAACCACACTTGATAGTAAACTCAAGACCTCTGCAAGGCGCTTAAGGGGTGAAGCTACAGAGTCTGTACATGATATGGATATCGATGAGGACAGCGGGAGGCGTTGGAAACGATCAAAAAGCACAACAAGCCCTTTCAagagcaatcacacagaggacGGTGGTTCCGTGTTAATTGGTGAAGATACTCACAACGGGAGTCAGCAGGGGACAGAAACCGAAGACTATACCAAATTCACTGTGCTGAAACTGAAGCAGGAGCTCACCAAGCACGGGTTTGGTGCTCAACTCCTCCTGTTGAAAAATCCCAACAAGAAGGATATTGTCGCCTTGTATGAAAAACACGTCGTCGGCAAGTAG
- the LOC136513404 gene encoding NAC domain-containing protein 73-like has translation MTWCNGFNDVRAAVESSLSPAATAVGKKAEASLAVLVKMCPSCGHRAQYEQESTTIQDLPGLPAGVKFDPTDQELLEHLEGKARPDTRKFHPLVDEFIPSIDGENGICYTHPERLPGVSKDGLVRHFFHRPSRAYTTGTRKRRKVHSGDGDDGGGGETRWHKTGKTRPVLCNGRPRGYKKILVLYTNYGKQRKPEKTNWVMHQYHLGSDEEERDGELVVSKVFFQKHPRQCGSTMAKESAVVVPAAAAAAAAVTGSSNTLIAAGHNQGGGGRGGVLREANGGADQFYSPGAMMGYGQGVLPSNRAPPAPAAAPHFMPNFAVHAARGSFGP, from the exons ATGACGTGGTGCAATGGTTTCAACGACGTGCGCGCCGCCGTGGAGAGCAGCCTGTCCCCGGCCGCCACCGCCGTGGGCAAGAAGGCGGAGGCGTCGCTCGCCGTCCTCGTCAAGATGTGCCCCTCGTGCGGCCACCGCGCGCAGTATGAGCAG GAGAGCACGACGATCCAGGACTTGCCGGGGCTGCCGGCCGGCGTGAAGTTCGACCCGACGGACCAGGAGCTGCTGGAGCACTTGGAGGGGAAGGCGAGGCCGGACACCCGGAAGTTCCACCCCCTCGTCGACGAGTTCATCCCCAGCATCGACGGCGAGAACGGCATCTGCTACACGCACCCGGAGAGGCTCCCCG GTGTGAGCAAGGACGGGCTTGTCCGGCACTTTTTCCACCGGCCGTCCAGGGCGTACACGACGGGGACGAGGAAACGACGGAAGGTGCacagcggcgacggcgacgacggcggcggcggggagacgCGGTGGCACAAGACGGGCAAGACCAGGCCGGTGCTGTGCAACGGCAGGCCGCGCGGGTACAAGAAGATCCTGGTGCTCTACACCAACTACGGCAAGCAGCGCAAGCCCGAGAAGACCAACTGGGTGATGCACCAGTACCACCTCGGCTCGGACGAGGAGGAGCGCGACGGCGAGCTCGTCGTCTCCAAGGTCTTCTTCCAGAAACACCCCAGGCAGTGCGGCTCCACCATGGCCAAGGAGTCCGCCGTCGTcgtccctgccgccgccgccgccgccgccgccgtcaccggCAGCAGCAACACACTTATTGCCGCCGGCCATAACCAGGGTGGTGGTGGTCGTGGTGGCGTCCTCAGGGAAGCAAACGGCGGTGCTGATCAGTTCTACAGCCCAGGAGCAATGATGGGGTATGGCCAGGGAGTCCTACCAAGTAACAGGGCACCTCCTGCCCCTGCTGCGGCTCCCCACTTCATGCCTAACTTTGCTGTGCATGCAGCAAGGGGTAGTTTTGGCCCTTGA